From Haloglomus litoreum, the proteins below share one genomic window:
- a CDS encoding DUF5305 family protein has product MSLDIRAKSLAARHGLVIAAVLVLVGALAFGGAFLVYTNPPTETVTERVDQQQFGTTADTSAVVTGESPLYERGERLRDRPVYFINATPRLTLVTNTSVPPDASAAVTQRLVLEQEATRGGEPFWASRQVLSATDRRVDDGRLTTRTAVNMSAVVDRVAEKREAIGGIGTFTTRVRLTTTYETETYSGELETTAPVVVTRRAYWLDGSLAANRTESRTVRRQVEGSPDTGTAAGLAGAGLLAVLLAGATGLVYVRDPDLDAMETELARTRYDEWISRGEIPTKAEKQYIRIDTLEDLVDIAIDSGKRVIYDEGYDAYGVVDADIVYYYTPGENDFADWLGV; this is encoded by the coding sequence GACATCAGGGCGAAGTCGCTCGCCGCACGCCACGGCCTGGTGATCGCGGCCGTGCTGGTCCTCGTGGGGGCACTCGCGTTCGGCGGCGCCTTCCTGGTCTACACGAACCCCCCGACGGAGACGGTCACCGAACGCGTCGACCAGCAGCAGTTCGGGACGACCGCGGACACGAGTGCCGTCGTCACCGGGGAGAGCCCGCTGTACGAGCGTGGCGAGCGGCTCCGCGACCGCCCGGTCTACTTCATCAACGCGACCCCGCGGCTGACGCTCGTGACGAACACGTCGGTCCCGCCGGACGCGTCGGCCGCGGTCACCCAGCGCCTGGTGCTAGAGCAGGAGGCGACGCGCGGCGGCGAGCCGTTCTGGGCGTCGCGTCAGGTGCTCTCGGCGACCGACCGACGGGTCGATGACGGCCGGCTCACCACCCGGACGGCGGTCAACATGTCGGCGGTCGTCGACCGCGTGGCCGAGAAGCGCGAGGCCATCGGCGGCATCGGGACCTTCACGACCCGGGTCCGGCTCACGACGACCTACGAGACGGAGACGTACAGCGGCGAACTGGAGACGACGGCACCCGTGGTCGTCACCCGCCGGGCCTACTGGCTGGACGGCTCGCTCGCCGCCAACCGGACGGAGTCACGGACCGTCCGCCGACAGGTCGAGGGGAGTCCCGACACCGGGACGGCCGCCGGCCTGGCCGGCGCCGGCCTGCTCGCCGTCCTGCTCGCCGGCGCCACCGGACTGGTCTACGTCCGTGACCCCGACCTCGACGCGATGGAGACCGAACTGGCGCGCACCCGCTACGACGAGTGGATCTCCCGGGGGGAGATCCCGACGAAGGCCGAGAAGCAGTACATCCGCATCGACACCCTCGAGGACCTGGTCGACATCGCCATCGACTCCGGGAAGCGGGTCATCTACGACGAGGGGTACGACGCGTACGGCGTCGTCGACGCCGACATCGTCTACTACTACACGCCCGGCGAGAACGACTTCGCCGACTGGCTCGGCGTGTGA
- a CDS encoding signal peptidase I produces the protein MTLRERAADVGTVLVVVLVVVLLFGQLLGQPVLLGYVTTGSMEPALSPGDGFVAVPSVVAGDPAPGDVVVFRAEEVQGGGLTTHRVVDETPEGYVTKGDANPFTDQDGGEPPVTEDRIVAHAFQFGGSVVAIPFLGDAVGGLQALVAVPFSIFGAGSSGTVLVFAGIALFVLAGALGEGRQTDRSRDRANVLRAWTVVLFVAVVLTGAATAGMVLPSGTHDVEFAVAEDPGEDPQVARPGGTASLSYEVHNGGAMPVLVMTDPLASGTTTDPNRATLGFDQRTSVTVRMDAPRREGTYTRPVRESRYLLVLPPGLLAALHRVDPLLALLAVDTVVAGFVVTGGVAIFGTGYFRMRATPNVPLSVRARRRWRQFRR, from the coding sequence ATGACCCTCCGGGAGCGCGCCGCCGACGTCGGCACGGTCCTCGTGGTCGTGCTGGTCGTCGTGCTCCTGTTCGGACAGCTGCTGGGCCAGCCCGTCCTCCTGGGGTACGTCACGACGGGCAGCATGGAGCCCGCGCTCTCACCGGGCGACGGGTTCGTCGCGGTCCCCTCGGTCGTCGCGGGCGACCCCGCGCCGGGCGACGTGGTCGTGTTCCGCGCCGAGGAGGTCCAGGGCGGGGGCCTCACGACCCACCGGGTCGTCGACGAGACGCCCGAAGGGTACGTCACGAAGGGCGACGCCAACCCGTTCACCGACCAGGACGGCGGGGAACCGCCCGTGACCGAGGACCGTATCGTCGCACACGCGTTCCAGTTCGGGGGGAGCGTCGTCGCCATCCCGTTCCTCGGTGACGCCGTCGGCGGCCTCCAGGCGCTGGTGGCGGTGCCGTTCTCGATATTCGGCGCCGGTAGCTCCGGGACCGTCCTCGTGTTCGCCGGCATCGCGCTGTTCGTCCTCGCGGGCGCGCTCGGGGAGGGCCGGCAGACCGACCGGTCGCGCGACCGCGCGAACGTCCTGCGCGCGTGGACCGTCGTCCTGTTCGTCGCCGTCGTGCTCACGGGCGCGGCGACGGCGGGGATGGTGCTCCCGTCGGGCACGCACGACGTCGAGTTCGCCGTCGCCGAGGACCCCGGCGAGGACCCGCAGGTCGCCCGTCCCGGCGGGACGGCGTCGCTCAGCTACGAGGTCCACAACGGCGGCGCCATGCCGGTGCTGGTGATGACCGACCCCCTGGCGTCCGGGACGACCACGGACCCGAACCGGGCGACACTGGGCTTCGACCAGCGCACCTCGGTCACCGTCCGGATGGACGCCCCCCGCCGGGAGGGGACCTACACCCGCCCGGTCCGGGAGTCGCGCTACCTGCTCGTCCTGCCACCCGGGCTGCTGGCCGCGCTCCACCGGGTTGACCCGCTGCTCGCGCTGCTCGCGGTCGATACCGTCGTGGCCGGCTTCGTCGTCACGGGCGGCGTGGCGATATTCGGAACGGGCTACTTCCGGATGCGCGCGACGCCGAACGTGCCGCTGTCGGTGCGGGCTCGGCGAAGGTGGCGGCAGTTCCGGCGGTAG